ACCATCATGGCACCCTGAAATAACAAGTAGACTGTAATGAAAAATGGAGCTTTTTCAGCAAAAGTTCTCAATGCTTGCCAATCCTTCCTAATGCCTTTCCACGACATCGGTTCGCGTACTTTCCCCGTTTGATCCAAATCGTCAGGAAGAAGGAAGATCAAGAAGGCACAGATCAGGAATGTAATACCGTTAATTATAATACACAGTTCTGTACCCACCATCATAATCAGCACCCCTGCTAAACCAGGACCAATCAGAAATGCTCCTGAATTTGTCATTCCTAAAAATGAATTGAACCGCTTCCGTTTCGTTTGAGGTACAAGTTTTGTTATGTATACAGAAGAAGCCGGACCAAAAAATGCTCCAATCATATGAATAATTAGAATCAACCCATAGATTCCCCATAGCGAGGATAGCAAGGGAATACAAAAGACGAGGGCACCCCTTAGGATATCAACCATTACCATTAGCTTTCGTTCGTTCACCCGGTCTACGACACTACCTGACCACACATTCATCAATAGAACGGCGATAGGCTTTAATACATAGAGACCCGCTACAGCAGCAGGTGAACCTGTAAGATCTAAAATCAACAGGTTAATAGCAATTAAATAAATCCAGTTTCCTAAAAAAGAAATTCCAACCCCTGACAGCAACAACAACGGATTCTTCCAAGCCAGTATCTTCACCTTACTCAGAAGTAATCCTTATCAGATTTCCATCTGGATCAGCTATTTTGAAACCCCTCATTTCCCATGGGTACGACTGAATCCCCACTACAACAGGATAGTCCGCTTGCTGAAATCGCTCATATACCGTTTCAAGTCGATCAACTACGATAATCATCTCAGCTCCGTTCCCTTTACCGTGTGCCATTCCATTTCGACTGAAGTAGTTTCGCTCTTCTTGCTTCTTATTAAGCACCTCTTCTGAAGTTAACAAAAGTGAGAAACAATCATAATTGAATCGTGCAGCACGCTCATTCTTCCCGTATAGCTCTAACCCTACGAGATGTTGATAAAAGTCTAAAGATCTTTCTATATCTTTGACATAGTATTCCATCCTAAATAAGATACTCATCCTATCTTCCTTTCTATGTTGTTAAACTAGCATTCTAATCCTTTTTCATTAAGCGGATATTGCTTTTACCATCCACAGCTCCTATTGTAGAAGATTGCATCCCTACCCACTTCTACGAAAGGATATATTTCCCTCCTCTAACTTGCATATTTTAGACTCCATTAAAATAAAATTTGACAAACTCCACCAACAGCCGTACTATTATTCTTAATTTCATACGTGATGCAATGACGGAACAGAGTAGGATAAATATCCCTGTTACAGAGAGTCGATGGTTGCTGTGAATCGACACACATATTTATGTGAATTACTTTCCTGAGCTTCTGATTGGAAACCGAGCAGGTAGTAGAATCAGACGGTAAATCCGATATCTTGTTAAGTGGAAGATGAGTTTAAGCTCATTCTTTAACTTGGGTGGTAACGCGTGATAGAAGCACGTCCCATGATTGGGGCGTGCTTTTTTGTATGTTAAAAGGGGGATGGATTATGAAATTTGTGAACCAATTAAACAACAATCAACAAATGGAGCTACAAACACAGTTCGAAGTATTATCATATGGAGTGGAACGAATCGTTCCAAAAGAAGAGTTAAAAGAAAAAATCGCAAAGTCGATCGTAAAAAAGCAACCATTGAAAGTAAAATTAGGTCTAGATCCAACTGCACCTGATGTACACTTAGGCCATACGGTCGTATTAAATAAACTGAAGCAATTCCAACAGTTTGGACATAGGATCCAGCTTATTATCGGGGACTTCACCGGTAGGATTGGCGATCCCACTGGGAAAGACACAGCAAGAAAAGCCCTGACAGATGAAGAAGTACAGCATAATGCGAACACGTACTACGAACAATTCGGGAAAGTCATTAACATGGAAAAGGTAGAACTTCACTACAACTCCAAATGGTTATCCACCTTTGATTTTTCTAAAGTTCTTGAGTTAGCAAGCACGGTAACGGTCGCCCGCATGTTAGAAAGAAACGACTTCCACAACCGTTACAAATCCCATAAACCGATTTATCTTCATGAATTTTTCTATCCGGTTATGCAAGGGTATGACTCTTATGCATTACAATCAGATATAGAACTCGGGGGAACCGATCAAGAGTTTAATGTCCTCTTCGGGCGCCAAATTCAGGAACACTATGAGCAAGAGAAGCAAGTCGTCTTACTTTTGCCACTGATCGAAGGTCTCGATGGTGTTGAGAAAATGTCTAAATCGAAAGGCAATTACATCGGAGTAGACGAAAGTCCGAACGACATATTTGGTAAGACCATGTCCATTCCAGATGGGTTGATTGTGAAGTATTTTGAGTTAACGTCAAACCTCTCCATCGAGGAAGTCTCGACGATTAAATCAATGCTTGAAAATGGCACCCTCCATCCGAAAGATGCAAAAGTTCGTCTCGCTCATTCCTTAGTAGAGTTGTTCTACAGCAAAGAAGAAGCGGATCAAAGCCAAGGAAATTTCGCTAATGTATTCGGTAAGAATAAGATGCCAGAAAATATGCCCGAAGTTATTTGGGAGCTCGAAACAAGTATCAGCATTATTGACTTAGTGAAAGGGTTGAATTTATTGCCTTCTAAAAGCGAAGCCAGAAAGATGGTCCAAAATGGTGGTGTCCGCATCAATCAGGAAAAAGTAATGGATCCTTCACAAATGATAGAAGTTGTTGATGGAATTGTCGTACAGGTGGGAAAGAGGAAATTTGTAAGGCTTAAAGTGAACCCCTAAACCTTACTAAATATTTGTCCCCTCTCTCCCCTATGCATACCTAAGACATTGGACTATTTATAAATCAGGCCAGTCCCCTCCCCTCAATGCCTATACCTCTTTATACTTTTTGGAATATACATAGTAGTACATGTCTAATAGAAAGGAGAATACCATGGCTACTGAAGTGTATGTTCCAACCGATTATCCCACAATCCAGGAGGGGATTGATAATGTTGATCCAGGGGGCACCGTTTATGTTGAAGCAGGCTTGTACACACCCGCAGCTTCTATCACCATTACTAAACCTGTTACGATATTAGGTCCCCAGGCCGATGTTGATCCAAGACCCATTTGCTCGACCACAAGAATCCCTGGTGATCCGACTACAGAAGCAATTGTGGATGGGGGTGGTGCACTCTCGAATATATTTATCATCCAAGCCGATGATGTGACCATTAATGGGTTTGAAGTTCGTAACGGTAACGGAGATTTAATATATTCACCTGTTCCCATCAAGTTTCGACCAATTGTAAGTTACAATATTGTTCACAATAGTCTTACTGATGAAGGAATACAATTACGCGCAATAAGGGATGGATTGATTACCTACAACCATGTTTATGATACAGCAGGAGATGCCATAAACGTTTGTTGTGGATCTACCAACAACACCATAAGCTACAATGAAGTAAACAACATTCGATCCGGTAATGCTGCTTTGTATTTTTATGAAGCCAGTGATTTCATCATAGAACAAAACATTGTTCACGATGTTCGTATTAATGACGGAATTAAGCTCGGCGACAGTGGGGATGACAATCTAACAGGAGGTGTGATCCGTAATAACATCGTTTACGATGTCGCTCAGGATGGAATCACTCTTCGAATGAGTAACACCCTCATTGATGGAAATGAAATCTATAACACCAGAAGTGACAACGGTGCCATCTATATTGACGGGCGGCCTGACTCAATTTCGATTACGAATAACTGCGTTCGCGATAATGGAGAACCTGGTGGTTTAACTTATGGAGTCCGCATCGGCAAAGATGGAAACCTTCCAACCAATGTACTTGTTACAGGCAACAACATTTTTAACAACATTGCCGGTGAGCTTTTTTATAATTCATCGATTCCACCTGCTCTCGACGCAGAGGACAATTGGTGGGGGGATGCTTCCGGGCCGCCTCCAGGTTCAATTGTAGGGAATGTAGATTACTTCCCCTTTCTTACTGAACCTGCGCAAGTTTGTAATCCTAACATTTTATGTCCCGATGATATCATCGTTTCAAATGATCCTGGCCAATGTTCAGCGGTGGTTAGCTACGAGGTCACAGCTAGAAGTAACGATTGTGGCATAGTCGAAATAACTTGCAACGGAAACACTCAGACTTTCTTTCCCCCTCAACAAGAAGTGACGATCACCGAAGAAAAAACGTTTATTGTGGGAACCACTGATGTTACCTGCACCACAACAAATGCCAGTGGGGACCAGGGTGAATGTAGCTTTAGCGTTACTGTAAATGACACAGAACCACCCGTTATCACCTGCCCTGCTGATGTGGTAGTTGGCGTTGGCCCCGGCGAACCAGGGACAATTGTGAATTTCCCGAATCCAACAGTAACCGATAACTGCCAGGGAGCAACAGCAGACTGCACTCCTTCCTCAGGCGACTTCTTTCCTGTAGGCACAACCCCTGTAACCTGTACTGCCACAGATGCATCCGGAAATAAGAGCCAATGTACGTTTAGCGTCAGAGTAGCCCAAATCAATCAACTGAGTGCGGACGTTCTTGTTCGTATTACGAATGAAGTCGATGTCACCGCCCCTATCACACTTGAGCTTCCAACAGAACTTCCCTCAGATCAACTAACGTTTACCCAAAACAACGTACCACCCTCATATTGTATAAATGCTAATAAAGTATATGATTGGATTGTGTTCTGCTCTACTGAACGAGTAACCATTCCTCTCCCAGATGAGTGTATCGTGGCCATACTAGATTGCCAAAACGCCGGCCAAACGATTACAAAAACATGTCGAGTACTATCTGATGAAAGTACTTTTGATATTGTGGGTACTATTCAACCATTTCCACAACAGCCTGAACTAAGTATAGTGCCAATCGAAATCTCAGTCCCTATTATTCTTACCTATCGCTGTAATAATGAATGTATCTGTACAGTTGAAGCTATTGTGACAACCCATGATGAAGTTATCGTTTGTTATCCGGAGGACACATCATTTGAAGCAAGGGTTCGTGATGGCTCATGCAGGATCATTCGTGAAATTGAAACAATGGATTAAGTAGTCAAAAGTTAGAGCTTTTTTTACAGTTCTAACTTTTGATTGAGGTCAGCGGGACAACCTATTTACCCAAAGCCTTCCTTTCACTGTGCAAACGTGTCTTCCATCCATGCCTCAAACGTTTCTTTTTCTTCTATTTGCGGATAATGGGCCGATTCTTCAAATCTGACAAACCCCTTTTCCTTTGCTTTAATCGTGTCAAAGTAGTCTTTAGCCGCCGCAGAAGAAGTCTGGTAATCATAATCTCCCATTATAAAATAAACCGGAACGTCCAAATTTGTAACGATTGAAGGCAGAGGGTGTTCAAATACTTCCGGCAGCAATGCTTCTTGAGAGATAGAAATTCCCCTCAGGTAGCGAATCACGTCCATTAAGTTGTATTCGCTACTCCACATTTTCCCAACCAGGTTCTTATCAGGATTCTCAATCTTCCTCGTTGCTCCTCCATACTTCATAATAGATCTTCTCGGGGTTACAGTCTCTCCGCTATACACCGGCATCTTCACATCTTGGAGCGCTTCCACCACCTCCTGGTCCCCCGCAGCTTTTGCCTCCTTCATTGCAAAATTCCAACTCTCCACCTCACTTTTAACGACATCACTCATTTGTCCAATACCAACGTAGGCTTCAAATTTCTCTGGTTCTTTAGCGGCAGCTTGCATAGCAATATAAGTACCATAAGAGTGCCCAACCAGAATGACTTTCTCTTGCTCCAGTCGATCTGAAACATAGTCGGTTAATGCTAATAAGTCCTCCACTAGTACCGAAGAAGATAAATTCGAATAGTCCTCCAAGAAATGATAAGACTTTCCTGTTCCTCTCTGATCATAATTCACTACAGTGAATTGATCTTCTAAACCGCTCTGATAAGCATCTGCATAGGTTAATTCGGAAGAACCAGGCCCGCCATGCACAAAAATAACCACAGGATGGCCTCGGTCTTGCCCACGTATCATAATTTCATGACCAGTCCCATTAAGATTGACTTGTTCTAATGTACTGATACTGTTATCACCTTTCACTTTTGGAGTCCAGGTGGGGAAGAATAGGGCAACGATTATCAACATAATGGAAATCAATCCAACCAAACTCAGGGTTTTGACCAACACTCTTTTGTCTTTCATATGATCACCTCCACATCCAATTTTTATTGATTGATTAATCAATCATTTTTATTTAAAAATGTTCTACTCTTTCCGTCTGTTCCTCTTTAATCTTTTGTTTGTTTAAAAGAAGATTCTTGTTCACTTTCAAAAACAGAATTAGTCCTAATGAACCAAGAACAACGTACTTCACCCCCATAGCCCACGCTGGAATAAGACCGCTTATAACCACTCCAAGAGCGGCTACTAGCATCGCTATGTATCCCGTGAACTGAAAGGCAGCTAAATACGAACTTCTCTTATCCTCAGGAGCCAAGTCAGCTAACATGCTTTGTTTAATGGGGATATACATGAGTTCGCCGATTGTTACAATAGCCATTAGCCCAATTAATATCAGCGGGGAACTGACAAATATAAACAAGGCATACCCGACCGTATAAGAGATTAACCCGACTACTAAAACAGTGTGATTACTCCATCTCTTAATGAACCACGTTATAAAGCTAGCCGCAAAGACTACGAGAAAAGTATTTTCTGAACGCAAAATCCCAATCATCAACAAGCCATCAATTTGAACATTTATGGATGGGATATTGCTCAATTTCTGCGTTTCAATGGTATGAACAAAATGGAGGCCTAAAAAATTTGTAAGTTGTTCCTCAAGGGATAAAACCAAGATCGCCGCAAACAGAAGCATTACGAATATGCGGTCCCCGAAAACGGTTTTATAATTAGTCCACATATTGTCTTTGGCCTCTGGATTTGATGGTTTTATTGGAGTTTTTATGTAGGATTCAGTGATGAACAGCTGTGTGATGATGGCAGATAATAATGAGACAGCGGATATACTTAGGAACAGTTGAAAAAGATAATGTTGAAACAAGAGGGCACCTACTACTCCAGCAATAGCTGAAGCCATGTTTCCAACCCAGTACAATAACGTAAACACATACCGACGGTTTTCACTAAAAGTGACATCTAACACCATGGCTTGAGAAACGGGACCGATGACCCCACCGAAGAACATAGCAACGATAAAAATACCGAATGTGGCATAAGGAGCATCAAACCAAGGGGAATTCATACAGGCTATTGCGAGAAAAGCAATAGCGGCTCCTACTTCTGACCATACCATTAACCTCTTTCGCCCAATTCGGTCAGAGGAGAAGCCACCAATGATCCCTCCTGCTATTCCAAAGCCAATAAGACTGATGACCATTAAACCCGTTACGACTTCACCCACTTTTTGAGCAAAATACACAGCAAGAAATGGAAGAACCATCATGTTGGAGAATCGAGTGAAAAACTGAGTGATCAATCTTATCTTCACATTGCGATGCAGCTCTTTAAACTTCATACAATCCCTCCTCGTATTATGGATTACTCGGACCAAATAATAGATAAGCCTGGCGAATGAATGTATCCCATCGCTCCATTTCCTCAGCAGAATCGATAAACGTTAGACGAACCCCATTAATAAACGACAAATAAGAATCGCTAATATCATTCGGTTCTAATTGAATGAGCTCCCCCTTCTCTTGCCCCTTTAAAATAAGAGGTCTAAGAGCCTCCCTCAGGTGAAGGGAAAATTGATCAAGTTCCTTAAACAGATCCGGGAACCGTTCTGGTTGACCGATTACATATTGGAGCATGCGAGCGTAAGTGGTTTGTTGGGCAAAGAAACGGAACTGCCTCTCAATAGTCTCTTTAATCTGCTCCGCAGGATGTTCAGAAGGATGCGGAATGCTGAACATTACGGATTTAACTTCTTCTAAAGGCTCGAGTACAGATGCTTTAAAAAGATCTTCCTTATTTTCAAAATACGTAAAAACGGTCCCATAGCTTACTCCAGCTGTTTTAGCCACTTCCTTAATAGTGGTAGTAGAGTATCCGTTAACCGCAAACGTTTGAATACCAGCTTGAAGTATACGTTCTCTTTTTTCTGATGATTTTTGCATGGCCATTATAATCTCTCCCAATAAATAATGATTGATTAATCAATCATTATTATATCTTTCATCTTTCGATTTGTAAAGTTTTCCATAACAAGTGCGTATTCTCTTGTTCTGCTATCGACCTTATGGAACAAGATTTCGAAATACCCTTAGCATCAACTTATTCTTATATCCCTACTAAAAAACCCCTTCCCTCAAAAGGAAAGGAGTCAGGACACCTTCATATATAAAAGAACGCCTACAACCATCTCTGCCCTATTCTACACAGAGTCAGTGGATTCTGATTCGAACTGTTTGGCATGTTGATCTCCCCACTTATGCAGGGTTTCCATAATGGGCTTTAGTTCTTTTCCGTAATCGGTTAACGTATATTCAACTTTTGGGGGGACAGATGGAAAGATCGTTCGGTTGATTATTTGATGATGTTCAAACTCTCTTAAGTGAGTGCTTAGCATTTTTTTAGTAATAGTTGGAATTAATCTCTGCAATTCACTAAACCGGAGTGTTTCATGCTCCATCATGTGAAATAAAATAATATGTTTCCACTTTCCGGTTAAAAGTTCAAGAACTTCATTCGCTTTACATGGTATAGACATTCTCTCATTCCTTCCACAACAAGATAGTCCCTCGATGTAAGAACTTTTCTGCTTAATACGTTACTACGTTTATGTGATGAATTCAAACTAAAAAAGTCCCGACATTTTGTTCATGTCGGGACTTTTTATAAAGTTACTTCACATCTAGTTTGATAACATTCCCTGTAGGATCATGGATTAACATCCTATCTTCGTTCACACGATAACCTAAGCTCTCCAAGCGGTAAATAGCTTCTTGTCTCGCTTCTAATCCAGGAAAGATAAGAGAATAGTGCTGAAGACCAACCCGATTAGTAGAAGGTGATTCAGCTTTTTCTCCTTTCCACGTATTTAATCCTATGTGATGATGATACCCGGCTGTTGAGATGAAAAGGGCCTTATCTAGTTGATCAAACGTCGTCTGAAAACCAAGACCCTTACAATAAAAATCTTTTGCTGCTTGTAAATCACGCACGTGTAAATGGATGTGTCCGATAACCGTCTCTTCAGGCATTCCCTTCCATTTCTCCCCATTTAACTCTGATAGAATCGAGTCCCCGTCTAGTGGCTCCACCGTCATGACAATTTGTTGATCTTCACGCTTCCACTGGTGTGTAGGACGATCATGATAAACTTCAATCCCATTTCCATCTGGATCATCGAAGTATAATGCTTCACTCACAAGGTGATCAGCAGCACCTAAACGGATACCATTCTCAGATAGGTGATAAATAAACGTAGCCAGATCTTTCCGATTAGGCAAAAGAATGGCAAAATGATAAAGTCCTGCCTCTCTTCGATCCTTGGGTTCAATCAATTCTGGCTGCTCGATTCTCACCAGAGGTGTTATCCCATCCGAGGATAACACAACCCTCGTTTTATCTTCCTCGATAACTTTCAATCCCAGTATAGATGTATAAAATGTTTTTGATTTTTCTAAGTCCTGAACTTTTAATGCAACTTCCCCAACTCGAATAGCCGGATCTTGAAAGAACGTTCTTTCCATATTCCTCATCCCTTCATAAACTCATTAGCTTTACTATATTCCCTTTTACAACGACTAACAAGAAGGCACTTAATCCTCCCCTGGTTTCATAAAGGATACTTTCACAAGGGGCGCGGCATGGCCCTAATAAGTATACTTTTAAAGAGGACTTCCATACCCCGCATGATTTAGGATATTCTGGTTTGTGTTTATCTTCTTCCATTTGCTATGATTGTTCAGGTGTTTAAAGAGAATATGGAAAGCTTCTTACCATATATGTAACTTTCCCTCTTAAGAATGGAGGCTTTTTTTTGAAATGGATTGTAGATCTAATTAGAGGATTAACGTACAAGCAATGGATCTTTACTACCTTAATTGGTATCTGTTTTATCGCTTCTATGGTTTTTGTGAATCATAATAGTTCCTTTTACAAACGAACCATAGCTGAAGTTACAGACACTCAATTGGAAAATAAGGAAAATGTGAAGGATCAACATGGAAATGAAGACCAAATTGGAACGCAGCAACTAACCGCTGTTATTCAAAATGGAGAAAGAAAGGGAGACACCGTTCATTTAACAAATAAATATTCCATTTCCGGTGCCTATGATCAACATTATCAGGCAGGTAATGAATTGTTTATTTCTGTGGATAACCGCTCCGCTGAAGGGAAATTATCCGGCTCTGTTTTAGATGTAAAACGGGATAAATACGTTGTATTAGTGGGCTGGTTCTTTATCTTAATGTTACTCGTTGTAGGGAAAAGACGGGGCTTATTCTCATTAATTAGCTTGACTATTAACGCAGGACTCATGTTTTACGCCCTTGATGTATACGTCAATCATGGAAATTGGAGTTTGTTGTGGATCAGTGGTATTTTAGTCATTCTGTTTACAGTCATCTCTTTATTACTACTCAATGGTTTCAATGAAATGACGTATGCAGCAATTGCATCCACGCTCATTGGAATCTTTCTCTCTTTATTGATTACATATGTGGTCATTAAGTTTACAGCAGGAAGTGGACTAAGATATGAAGAAATGCAGTTTCTTACCAGACCTTATAAAGTTGTCTTCATGGCTGGACTGTTCGTCGGGTCACTCGGGGCTGTTATGGATGTCGCCATAACCATTTCATCGTCCATCTTTGGTCTCTATGAGAGCAATCCCACAATTAGCGTCAAAGCGCTACACCAATCAGGAATGGATATCGGAAAAGATGTAATGGGGACGCTCACGAACATATTGTTTTTCGTCTATGCCAGTGGTTCTATACCATCTATCATATTATTCTTAAAAAATTCTTCTGCTTTAGGGTTCACCCTATCGATGAACCTTTCATTGGAGTTCACCCGTGCCCTGGCTGGTGGAATTGGAATCGTCTTAACCATTCCGATAGCTGTGTACACTTCTATATTTTTTGTGAAACGAAAGAGGAATAGTATATGAATGCATTAATGATCCTATCTGTAATTTTATTTGTTCTAATGACGCTTATTGGAGGCAGTAAAGGAGCACTATCGTTCCTTTCTTTGTTTATCAACTTTGTGGTCCTTCTGATCGCGATTTTTCTCATGTTATCACCAGGCATGAACCCTATTATCTTAACGATCATTGCATGCGCTCTCTTTAGCTGTATTAATCTCTTCTTCGTCAATGAAGTAAACAGGAAAACCATTACAGCTTTCATTTCAACGATGATTACGATTGCCGTCTTATTGCTATTAATTGATGTCATAACAAGCTTATCGATGATTCAAGGATTTAGCGAAGAGCAGTCAGAAGAAATTGCTCCATACTCCTTGTTTGTTGGAGTCGATTTCATCAAAATCGGTGCATCTGTCATTATCATTAGCACGATTGGGGCCATTACAGAAGTAGCGATTTCCATTACATCATCGATGGGTGAAACCTTGCTACACCACCCTACCATTAGTCGAAAAGATTTATTCCTATCTGGTATGAGGATCGGGAAGGATATTCTTGGCACGGATACGAATACATTATTCTTCGCCTTTTTTGGCGGGTATATGGCTTTGCTTATTTGGTTTATCGATCTAGATTATTCCATTGGACAAATCGTCAATTCAAAGGTTTTTAGTTCTGAAATGATTACGATCTTTTGTGCGGGGATTGGGATTGCACTAATCATCCCTATTACTTCGTGGATTAATGCTTATGTTGCGGTGAAGAAAGCTCAAACGAGTTAACTTACAAAAGGTTCCTTCGATCTTAACCGAAGGAACCTTTTTTAGACTCTTTAATGGGAAACGTGATTTCAATTCCAACAGGAAATCGGGTGGTTTCCAAGCACACCTCACGCTCAGGTTTAACCGAAAGGAAACAACCTAGCTAGTTAATCCTCCTTCTCCTGAATGGGATAGCCGGATTTAATATGCAAATCTCTCTGTGGAAATGGAATCTCAACACCGTAATGGTTTAATTGTTCATAAATTCGAAAGTTCAAATCACTTTTAATTCGAATGACTTCTTCAGGGTTCGAGATCCAAATGAATAGTTCAAAATCCAAAGATGAGTCACCAAAGCCTGTGAAATTCACAAATGGTTCTGGTGAATCTAAAATGATAGAGTTAGCCACCCTTGCTTCTCTAGCAATGGTTAACAGGATCTCCTTTACAAGAAGAACATCGGTCCCATAAGCCACTCCGATTGGAACGGTGAGGCGAAGTCTTGGGTCAGAGAAGGAGCGGTTCACGACTTTTTCTTCTAGAAAGTAAGAGTTCGGAATAATAATATGCTCGTTCTCAAGTGTACGAACAACGGTAGCTCGCATGCTGATCTTTTCCACGTCACCGATTACGTCATCAATAATAACACGGTCCCCTACTTTTATCGGTCGCTCAAACAGTAAGATGAGTCCTGAGATAAAGTTGGATGCAATATTTTGCATTCCAAATCCAATCCCTACCCCAAGCACTCCGGCAAATACTGTTAGAGCACTCAGATCAATCCCGACGGTCGTTAAGCTTACAAAAACAGCAATCACCATAATTACGTAATGGATAATGCGTTCCATTGTAAATTGCAAGCCTTTGTCTAATTGGTGACGTTCATAAAAGAATGGAAGAATATAATGATTAAGAATTTTAGAAAGTCGACTTGCCAGCGTGATGATTAACAAAGCAATGAGGATTAAAAACAAAGTAACGTTTACTTCACCTATTGAGAAAAAGCTATAAAACAGCCATTTAGAATCAGAGAAATAAACGATCAGAAATACAAGTATTCCGTTATAGGTAAACCACTTTATAAGGGAAAGAAGCGCTTGCCGCACCCCTTCTTTATTTCGGAAAACCCGTTTAATGAAAAGAGATAATATCGATCGGAACAAAATGATCCCGACTACAAATAAAGATACTGTTATGATATCTCCCCACTGCCACATATTCAGTGATTCCATGAACAGGTTTAACACCTCCAACATATACTTCTTATGCTTTTCAAAAGGATTATTTCAAATAAAATAAGCAACCCTTGTGGTTGCTATTTTACTAATCTATTCAATATCCCTGGTAGATATGAAATCGTCCTTCTACTCTTTTTTTCGACAAAAACATCAAATTCCCTTCTTGATATACCTATTGATATGGTAAGGAGGAATAATCTCAGTCCTTATGATGGACATTCTTAAGAGGTTTTTTTGAACTGATTTTATTCATAAATATTCGGAGTTGCTACTAAGTATGTTCCTAATTATAAAGGAGTTGATCAGTCCCCTTTTTCGCTCTAGCTTCTTATCATGTAGCACTTGTCTTTGCAGCACATTGATAAACCATATCTCCAAAAGAACGAATGTCCTCGAGATAATCGAATCCTTCAGAAGAACCGTATCGGTTAAACATTCTCACTGCAACGAGGTCTTCATCTGGGATCACAAGCAGCGCAACATTTGTATACCCAAGTAATTGATAGGAACCCTTCGGTACTCCGTCACCAAGTTGGTTAAAGCTATAGTTCGTGTCTTTGACAAA
The nucleotide sequence above comes from Pontibacillus chungwhensis. Encoded proteins:
- a CDS encoding MFS transporter — protein: MKILAWKNPLLLLSGVGISFLGNWIYLIAINLLILDLTGSPAAVAGLYVLKPIAVLLMNVWSGSVVDRVNERKLMVMVDILRGALVFCIPLLSSLWGIYGLILIIHMIGAFFGPASSVYITKLVPQTKRKRFNSFLGMTNSGAFLIGPGLAGVLIMMVGTELCIIINGITFLICAFLIFLLPDDLDQTGKVREPMSWKGIRKDWQALRTFAEKAPFFITVYLLFQGAMMVGFALDSQEVTYIKQHLQLSDQKYGLIVSITAVGSLAGGSVAAILANKLSTRMYLSGGILLSSVGYVFFYSSYNMLTATVAFIFLGFFMAFANTGYTTYFQNTVPVNLMGRFGSVANMVQGVIQILLTTLLGLFAQWFTLQVVCLILAGAGAILALFLLFKVFIPSERNDFSQQNVSF
- a CDS encoding VOC family protein, whose protein sequence is MEYYVKDIERSLDFYQHLVGLELYGKNERAARFNYDCFSLLLTSEEVLNKKQEERNYFSRNGMAHGKGNGAEMIIVVDRLETVYERFQQADYPVVVGIQSYPWEMRGFKIADPDGNLIRITSE
- the tyrS gene encoding tyrosine--tRNA ligase encodes the protein MMKFVNQLNNNQQMELQTQFEVLSYGVERIVPKEELKEKIAKSIVKKQPLKVKLGLDPTAPDVHLGHTVVLNKLKQFQQFGHRIQLIIGDFTGRIGDPTGKDTARKALTDEEVQHNANTYYEQFGKVINMEKVELHYNSKWLSTFDFSKVLELASTVTVARMLERNDFHNRYKSHKPIYLHEFFYPVMQGYDSYALQSDIELGGTDQEFNVLFGRQIQEHYEQEKQVVLLLPLIEGLDGVEKMSKSKGNYIGVDESPNDIFGKTMSIPDGLIVKYFELTSNLSIEEVSTIKSMLENGTLHPKDAKVRLAHSLVELFYSKEEADQSQGNFANVFGKNKMPENMPEVIWELETSISIIDLVKGLNLLPSKSEARKMVQNGGVRINQEKVMDPSQMIEVVDGIVVQVGKRKFVRLKVNP
- a CDS encoding HYR domain-containing protein; the encoded protein is MATEVYVPTDYPTIQEGIDNVDPGGTVYVEAGLYTPAASITITKPVTILGPQADVDPRPICSTTRIPGDPTTEAIVDGGGALSNIFIIQADDVTINGFEVRNGNGDLIYSPVPIKFRPIVSYNIVHNSLTDEGIQLRAIRDGLITYNHVYDTAGDAINVCCGSTNNTISYNEVNNIRSGNAALYFYEASDFIIEQNIVHDVRINDGIKLGDSGDDNLTGGVIRNNIVYDVAQDGITLRMSNTLIDGNEIYNTRSDNGAIYIDGRPDSISITNNCVRDNGEPGGLTYGVRIGKDGNLPTNVLVTGNNIFNNIAGELFYNSSIPPALDAEDNWWGDASGPPPGSIVGNVDYFPFLTEPAQVCNPNILCPDDIIVSNDPGQCSAVVSYEVTARSNDCGIVEITCNGNTQTFFPPQQEVTITEEKTFIVGTTDVTCTTTNASGDQGECSFSVTVNDTEPPVITCPADVVVGVGPGEPGTIVNFPNPTVTDNCQGATADCTPSSGDFFPVGTTPVTCTATDASGNKSQCTFSVRVAQINQLSADVLVRITNEVDVTAPITLELPTELPSDQLTFTQNNVPPSYCINANKVYDWIVFCSTERVTIPLPDECIVAILDCQNAGQTITKTCRVLSDESTFDIVGTIQPFPQQPELSIVPIEISVPIILTYRCNNECICTVEAIVTTHDEVIVCYPEDTSFEARVRDGSCRIIREIETMD
- a CDS encoding alpha/beta fold hydrolase, with translation MKDKRVLVKTLSLVGLISIMLIIVALFFPTWTPKVKGDNSISTLEQVNLNGTGHEIMIRGQDRGHPVVIFVHGGPGSSELTYADAYQSGLEDQFTVVNYDQRGTGKSYHFLEDYSNLSSSVLVEDLLALTDYVSDRLEQEKVILVGHSYGTYIAMQAAAKEPEKFEAYVGIGQMSDVVKSEVESWNFAMKEAKAAGDQEVVEALQDVKMPVYSGETVTPRRSIMKYGGATRKIENPDKNLVGKMWSSEYNLMDVIRYLRGISISQEALLPEVFEHPLPSIVTNLDVPVYFIMGDYDYQTSSAAAKDYFDTIKAKEKGFVRFEESAHYPQIEEKETFEAWMEDTFAQ